A stretch of the Rosa rugosa chromosome 5, drRosRugo1.1, whole genome shotgun sequence genome encodes the following:
- the LOC133709162 gene encoding disease resistance protein RPV1-like isoform X3 has protein sequence MDLRLSFVSQLLGKECKDIDIALEDMMGSKFVEKVRDYLLSVGEEVQGIAIIPSNPDQSKHLETARMRILNVWVDFVNLRCEEYSDDSRIPTMQKYGTPEQDALRRDLTINSLFYNINTKSIEDWTNRGVEDLKCGKIASPLPPKDTFMEDPLRVLRAIRFGARFGFILDEQLKEAAACDEVKAALSAKISREQIGAEIDLMMSGNQPAQAMTYICDLKLFWVVFSLHPQCEPSEGCDSDCVAYLDCTWNLIQLVGHSTFNEEQRRLSFYAAMFLPHRKTVYKDRKAKDVPVVNYIFRDSLKQRVSDAETVINLHNALEKFLSLLPHFVPNGDVKLAEVDLGREYVDVPLTSKESKLRVLTGLDKVWDVKPLLNGKEIMDALQLKSGGPLVSKWLSMVIIQEASSSSSSSTHPWKYHVFLSFRGEDTRNNFTGHLCSALRQKGINTFMDDQLRRGEEISTALLQAIEQSRISIIVFSKNYASSRWCLDELVKILDCRRTNQQEVRPVFYKVDPSDIRNHRGSFGEALANHECKFKDNPDKVRKWKSALSEAANLSGWPLLDEHCSESNVINQIVEEISVKVIERTYLEVTKYPVGIESRVQNVHRLLGVEGKDVHMVGIWGTGGIGKTTIAKAVYNSIAHEFDGSCFLENVRENSMHDRGFIKLQKTLLFEILGGTKLKVANVARGINMIKDRLQYKRVLLVLDDVNDMDQLNKLAGDPSWFGMGSKIIITTRDKELLTGHNVNLIYEVKELAHHEALELFSRNAFKGNRPLDGFEELTERAIRYAQGLPLALSVLGSSLCGGSVEKWKAALEGFKSPTIRKVLQISYEGLDDTVKEIFLDIACFFKGEYTDHVIQALEASRRKPAKYGINVLIDKALINTSTGHIWMHDLLEELGRDIVHKESPNDPGKRSRLWFHEDVYRVLTENTGTTNVIGIKVKLPKDSDVICLSGTTFSNMRNLRLFIHCAGRCSGAVDSLPNSLRVVDWPEYPLQFLPSNLIQRELAVINMPRSRITVLGDGYKHLVNLTSINLSCCQYLTKVSDLSGSPNLRRLNLDYCKSLVEVHSSVGFLDKLEYLSLSDCSRLETFLTEVNWKSMRTLMLPSCRRLENFIKIGHSMESIKTLDLMESGIKELQSWIGCCISLEVLNLHGTSIKQLPSSEIENLTSLRELDLWGTPLEELPSSIGYCTSLEILNAYGTDIEELPSSIGYCTSLCELNLSGTLIEELPSSIGNLTSLVELNVSKTPIKNCLLQLGISLP, from the exons ATGGACTTAAGACTGAGCTTCGTGTCGCAG CTTCTGGGAAAAGAATGCAAGGACATTGACATTGCTTTGGAAGATATGATGGGCAGCAAATTTGTTGAGAAGGTGAGAGACTACTTGTTGTCTGTGGGGGAAGAGGTTCAAGGAATCGCTATCATTCCAAG TAATCCCGATCAATCAAAACATTTGGAAACGGCGAGGATGCGCATCTTAAATGTATGGGTTGATTTTGTGAACTTACGTTGTGAAGAGTACAGTGATGATAGCCGCATTCCCACTATG CAAAAGTATGGCACACCAGAACAGGATGCACTGAGAAGGGATCTAACTATTAACAG CTTATTTTACAATATCAATACCAAATCCATTGAAGATTGGACTAATAGAG gAGTTGAAGATCTAAAATGTGGGAAAATTGCTAGTCCTTTACCACCAAAGGATACATTTATGGAGGATCCGCTACGAGTTCTTCGAGCTATCCGTTTTG GTGCAAGGTTCGGATTCATACTCGATGAACAACTAAAGGAAGCTGCTGCCTGTGATGAAGTGAAAGCTGCTCTATCAGCTAAAATTAGCAGAGAGCAAATTGGAGCTGAA ATTGATCTGATGATGTCCGGAAACCAACCTGCCCAAGCTATGACCTATATATGTGACTTGAAGTTATTTTGGGTTGTCTTCAGTCTTCATCCACAGTGTGAGCCATCAGAAGGATGCGACAG CGATTGTGTTGCGTACTTGGATTGTACTTGGAATCTTATTCAATTAGTGGGGCACTCTACCTTCAAT gaAGAACAAAGAAGGCTCTCCTTTTATGCTGCAATGTTCCTTCCACATAGGAAGACCGTGTATAAAGATAGGAAAGCAAAAGAT GTTCCTGTCGTGAATTATATTTTCAGAGACTCCCTTAAACAAAGAGTCAGCGATGCTGAAACT GTTATTAATTTACACAATGCATTGGAGAAGTTTTTGTCTTTGCTTCCTCACTTTGTACCAAATGGGGATGTAAAACTCGCCGAAGTTGATTTGGGAAGAGAATATGTTGATGTGCCTCTTACATCGAAAGAATCAAAACTCCGAGTGTTAACAG GTCTAGATAAAGTGTGGGATGTAAAGCCATTACTTAATGGAAAGGAGATCATGGATGCTTTGCAGCTTAAATCTGGAGGACCGCTTGTCAGTAAATGG CTTTCAATGGTGATCATTCAAGaagcctcttcttcttcttcttcttccacccaTCCATGGAAATACCATGTCTTTTTGAGTTTTAGAGGTGAGGATACCCGCAATAATTTCACAGGCCATTTGTGCAGCGCTTTGCGTCAGAAGGGAATCAACACCTTCATGGATGATCAGCTcagaagaggagaagaaatatcAACAGCACTTCTCCAAGCAATTGAACAGTCGAGGATTTCAATCATTGTGTTCTCTAAAAACTATGCATCGTCCAGgtggtgcttggatgaacttGTCAAGATCCTCGACTGCAGGagaacaaatcaacaagaggtTCGACCAGTTTTCTACAAAGTCGATCCCTCGGATATACGAAATCACAGAGGTAGCTTTGGGGAGGCACTTGCTAATCATGAATGCAAATTCAAAGATAACCCGGACAAGGTCCGGAAATGGAAGAGTGCTCTCTCTGAAGCAGCAAATTTGTCAGGGTGGCCTCTCTTGGATGA GCATTGCTCTGAATCCAATGTTATTAATCAAATCGTTGAAGAAATCTCAGTGAAAGTGATAGAACGTACATATTTGGAGGTAACCAAGTACCCAGTTGGAATAGAGTCTCGTGTGCAAAATGTTCATAGGCTTTTAGGTGTTGAGGGAAAAGATGTTCATATGGTAGGGATATGGGGAACTGGTGGAATTGGTAAGACAACAATTGCAAAAGCTGTCTATAACTCGATTGCTCATGAGTTTGATGGGAgttgttttttggaaaatgttAGAGAAAATTCAATGCATGACAGAGGCTTCATCAAATTACAAAAAACACTTCTTTTTGAGATTCTAGGGGGAACAAAATTGAAGGTGGCCAATGTAGCTAGAGGAATCAATATGATCAAGGATAGGTTGCAGTACAAAAGGGTTCTTTtggttcttgatgatgtgaatgACATGGATCAGTTAAACAAGTTAGCCGGTGACCCTAGTTGGTTTGGTATGGGTAGTAAAATCATCATAACGACAAGGGATAAGGAATTGCTGACAGGTCATAATGTTAATTTAATATACGAGGTCAAAGAATTGGCTCATCATGAAGCTCTCGAGCTTTTTAGTCGAAATGCCTTCAAAGGAAACAGACCTTTGGATGGTTTTGAGGAACTTACAGAACGTGCTATACGCTATGCTCAAGGCCTTCCATTAGCTTTGAGTGTTCTAGGATCTTCTCTATGTGGTGGAAGTGTAGAAAAATGGAAAGCTGCATTAGAGGGTTTCAAAAGCCCAACAATTAGAAAAGTTCTCCAAATAAGTTACGAAGGACTGGATGACACTGTGAAAGAAATTTTTCTCgacattgcatgtttcttcAAAGGTGAATATACAGACCACGTGATACAGGCACTAGAAGCTTCTCGCCGCAAACCTGCTAAGTATGGTATCAACGTGCTCATAGACAAGGCCCTCATCAATACATCTACGGGTCACATTTGGATGCATGACTTGCTAGAAGAACTGGGTAGAGATATAGTTCACAAAGAGTCGCCCAATGACCCTGGAAAGCGTAGCAGGTTGTGGTTTCATGAAGATGTTTACCGTGTTCTAACAGAGAATACT GGAACAACCAATGTTATAGGCATCAAGGTGAAGCTGCCCAAAGATTCAGATGTGATATGTTTAAGTGGGACCACTTTCTCCAACATGCGAAATCTTAGACTTTTCATACACTGTGCTGGACGCTGTTCTGGCGCTGTTGATAGTCTGCCAAATAGCTTGAGGGTAGTTGATTGGCCTGAATATCCCTTACAATTTTTGCCATCCAATTTAATTCAAAGAGAACTTGCTGTAATCAATATGCCTAGGAGTCGCATCACAGTATTGGGAGATGGATACAAG CATCTGGTAAATCTGACATCAATAAATCTAAGTTGTTGTCAGTACCTAACGAAAGTGTCAGACTTATCGGGAAGCCCAAACTTACGACGTTTGAATCTAGATTACTGTAAAAGTTTAGTTGAAGTGCATTCTTCCGTTGGATTCCTCGATAAACTTGAGTATTTGAGTCTTTCGGACTGCTCTAGGCTTGAGACTTTTCTCACAGAAGTTAATTGGAAATCCATGAGGACACTTATGCTTCCCTCTTGTCGAAGGCTTGAAAATTTCATAAAAATTGGGCACAGCATGGAGTCCATTAAAACATTGGATCTAATGGAAAGTGGCATAAAAGAATTGCAGTCATGGATTGGATGTTGCATTTCCTTGGAAGTTTTGAACTTGCATGGAACTTCAATCAAACAACTGCCTTCTTCAGAGATTGAAAATCTTACTTCTTTAAGAGAATTGGACCTGTGGGGAACTCCCCTTGAGGAATTGCCTTCATCGATTGGGTATTGCACTTCCTTGGAGATATTGAACGCGTATGGAACTGACATTGAAGAATTGCCTTCATCGATTGGGTATTGCACTTCTTTATGTGAATTGAATCTGTCTGGGACTCTCATCGAAGAATTGCCTTCTTCAATTGGGAATCTCACGTCCTTGGTGGAATTGAACGTTTCTAAAACTCCCATCAAAAACTGCCTTCTTCAATTGGGAATCTCACTTCCTTGA
- the LOC133709162 gene encoding disease resistance protein RPV1-like isoform X4, with product MISANQPVQAMTYICDLKLFWVVFSLHPHCEPSEGCDSDCVAYLDCTWNPIHLVGHSIFNDEQRMLSFYAAMFLQLRKTMYKDRKAKDVPVVNYIFRDSLKQRVSDAETVINLHNALEKFLSLLPHFVPNGDVKLAEVDLGREYVDVPLTSKESKLRVLTGFLLQEIKDFWRVALLMSTLLYPTNVLDKNLKPEDRRALFVEAEKAINNLGLDKVWDVKPLLNGKEIMDALQLKSGGPLVSKWLSMVIIQEASSSSSSSTHPWKYHVFLSFRGEDTRNNFTGHLCSALRQKGINTFMDDQLRRGEEISTALLQAIEQSRISIIVFSKNYASSRWCLDELVKILDCRRTNQQEVRPVFYKVDPSDIRNHRGSFGEALANHECKFKDNPDKVRKWKSALSEAANLSGWPLLDEHCSESNVINQIVEEISVKVIERTYLEVTKYPVGIESRVQNVHRLLGVEGKDVHMVGIWGTGGIGKTTIAKAVYNSIAHEFDGSCFLENVRENSMHDRGFIKLQKTLLFEILGGTKLKVANVARGINMIKDRLQYKRVLLVLDDVNDMDQLNKLAGDPSWFGMGSKIIITTRDKELLTGHNVNLIYEVKELAHHEALELFSRNAFKGNRPLDGFEELTERAIRYAQGLPLALSVLGSSLCGGSVEKWKAALEGFKSPTIRKVLQISYEGLDDTVKEIFLDIACFFKGEYTDHVIQALEASRRKPAKYGINVLIDKALINTSTGHIWMHDLLEELGRDIVHKESPNDPGKRSRLWFHEDVYRVLTENTGTTNVIGIKVKLPKDSDVICLSGTTFSNMRNLRLFIHCAGRCSGAVDSLPNSLRVVDWPEYPLQFLPSNLIQRELAVINMPRSRITVLGDGYKHLVNLTSINLSCCQYLTKVSDLSGSPNLRRLNLDYCKSLVEVHSSVGFLDKLEYLSLSDCSRLETFLTEVNWKSMRTLMLPSCRRLENFIKIGHSMESIKTLDLMESGIKELQSWIGCCISLEVLNLHGTSIKQLPSSEIENLTSLRELDLWGTPLEELPSSIGYCTSLEILNAYGTDIEELPSSIGYCTSLCELNLSGTLIEELPSSIGNLTSLVELNVSKTPIKNCLLQLGISLP from the exons GTTCCTGTCGTGAATTATATTTTCAGAGACTCCCTTAAACAAAGAGTCAGCGATGCTGAAACT GTTATTAATTTACACAATGCATTGGAGAAGTTTTTGTCTTTGCTTCCTCACTTTGTACCAAATGGGGATGTAAAACTCGCCGAAGTTGATTTGGGAAGAGAATATGTTGATGTGCCTCTTACATCGAAAGAATCAAAACTCCGAGTGTTAACAG GGTTTCTTTTACaagaaattaaagatttttGGCGAGTTGCTTTGCTGATGTCTACACTTTTATATCCCACCAACGTCTTAGACAAGAATCTCAAACCAGAAGATCGCAGAGCATTGTTTGTAGAAGCTGAAAAGGCCATAAATAATCTAG GTCTAGATAAAGTGTGGGATGTAAAGCCATTACTTAATGGAAAGGAGATCATGGATGCTTTGCAGCTTAAATCTGGAGGACCGCTTGTCAGTAAATGG CTTTCAATGGTGATCATTCAAGaagcctcttcttcttcttcttcttccacccaTCCATGGAAATACCATGTCTTTTTGAGTTTTAGAGGTGAGGATACCCGCAATAATTTCACAGGCCATTTGTGCAGCGCTTTGCGTCAGAAGGGAATCAACACCTTCATGGATGATCAGCTcagaagaggagaagaaatatcAACAGCACTTCTCCAAGCAATTGAACAGTCGAGGATTTCAATCATTGTGTTCTCTAAAAACTATGCATCGTCCAGgtggtgcttggatgaacttGTCAAGATCCTCGACTGCAGGagaacaaatcaacaagaggtTCGACCAGTTTTCTACAAAGTCGATCCCTCGGATATACGAAATCACAGAGGTAGCTTTGGGGAGGCACTTGCTAATCATGAATGCAAATTCAAAGATAACCCGGACAAGGTCCGGAAATGGAAGAGTGCTCTCTCTGAAGCAGCAAATTTGTCAGGGTGGCCTCTCTTGGATGA GCATTGCTCTGAATCCAATGTTATTAATCAAATCGTTGAAGAAATCTCAGTGAAAGTGATAGAACGTACATATTTGGAGGTAACCAAGTACCCAGTTGGAATAGAGTCTCGTGTGCAAAATGTTCATAGGCTTTTAGGTGTTGAGGGAAAAGATGTTCATATGGTAGGGATATGGGGAACTGGTGGAATTGGTAAGACAACAATTGCAAAAGCTGTCTATAACTCGATTGCTCATGAGTTTGATGGGAgttgttttttggaaaatgttAGAGAAAATTCAATGCATGACAGAGGCTTCATCAAATTACAAAAAACACTTCTTTTTGAGATTCTAGGGGGAACAAAATTGAAGGTGGCCAATGTAGCTAGAGGAATCAATATGATCAAGGATAGGTTGCAGTACAAAAGGGTTCTTTtggttcttgatgatgtgaatgACATGGATCAGTTAAACAAGTTAGCCGGTGACCCTAGTTGGTTTGGTATGGGTAGTAAAATCATCATAACGACAAGGGATAAGGAATTGCTGACAGGTCATAATGTTAATTTAATATACGAGGTCAAAGAATTGGCTCATCATGAAGCTCTCGAGCTTTTTAGTCGAAATGCCTTCAAAGGAAACAGACCTTTGGATGGTTTTGAGGAACTTACAGAACGTGCTATACGCTATGCTCAAGGCCTTCCATTAGCTTTGAGTGTTCTAGGATCTTCTCTATGTGGTGGAAGTGTAGAAAAATGGAAAGCTGCATTAGAGGGTTTCAAAAGCCCAACAATTAGAAAAGTTCTCCAAATAAGTTACGAAGGACTGGATGACACTGTGAAAGAAATTTTTCTCgacattgcatgtttcttcAAAGGTGAATATACAGACCACGTGATACAGGCACTAGAAGCTTCTCGCCGCAAACCTGCTAAGTATGGTATCAACGTGCTCATAGACAAGGCCCTCATCAATACATCTACGGGTCACATTTGGATGCATGACTTGCTAGAAGAACTGGGTAGAGATATAGTTCACAAAGAGTCGCCCAATGACCCTGGAAAGCGTAGCAGGTTGTGGTTTCATGAAGATGTTTACCGTGTTCTAACAGAGAATACT GGAACAACCAATGTTATAGGCATCAAGGTGAAGCTGCCCAAAGATTCAGATGTGATATGTTTAAGTGGGACCACTTTCTCCAACATGCGAAATCTTAGACTTTTCATACACTGTGCTGGACGCTGTTCTGGCGCTGTTGATAGTCTGCCAAATAGCTTGAGGGTAGTTGATTGGCCTGAATATCCCTTACAATTTTTGCCATCCAATTTAATTCAAAGAGAACTTGCTGTAATCAATATGCCTAGGAGTCGCATCACAGTATTGGGAGATGGATACAAG CATCTGGTAAATCTGACATCAATAAATCTAAGTTGTTGTCAGTACCTAACGAAAGTGTCAGACTTATCGGGAAGCCCAAACTTACGACGTTTGAATCTAGATTACTGTAAAAGTTTAGTTGAAGTGCATTCTTCCGTTGGATTCCTCGATAAACTTGAGTATTTGAGTCTTTCGGACTGCTCTAGGCTTGAGACTTTTCTCACAGAAGTTAATTGGAAATCCATGAGGACACTTATGCTTCCCTCTTGTCGAAGGCTTGAAAATTTCATAAAAATTGGGCACAGCATGGAGTCCATTAAAACATTGGATCTAATGGAAAGTGGCATAAAAGAATTGCAGTCATGGATTGGATGTTGCATTTCCTTGGAAGTTTTGAACTTGCATGGAACTTCAATCAAACAACTGCCTTCTTCAGAGATTGAAAATCTTACTTCTTTAAGAGAATTGGACCTGTGGGGAACTCCCCTTGAGGAATTGCCTTCATCGATTGGGTATTGCACTTCCTTGGAGATATTGAACGCGTATGGAACTGACATTGAAGAATTGCCTTCATCGATTGGGTATTGCACTTCTTTATGTGAATTGAATCTGTCTGGGACTCTCATCGAAGAATTGCCTTCTTCAATTGGGAATCTCACGTCCTTGGTGGAATTGAACGTTTCTAAAACTCCCATCAAAAACTGCCTTCTTCAATTGGGAATCTCACTTCCTTGA